The nucleotide sequence TGAGAGAGAGCGCCCTTTATAATGTACAATTAGTTAAAGTCTCATTGCTCAGTCAACGGGCatgatatttaaataaatagaaagaGTTAAACAGAGCAGGAAAGCAAAAACAAACCCCGAGATCTTGCAGAGTCTGCTCAACGCGCTTGATCGTTCGAAGACCAACAGCAGAGCTTGCAGCTTGGACCATTTGTTCAAGTCCATAGGTTCTCAAGTACACATGAAGCTGGAAATTTGTCAGAAATCAGATGAATGGAGactcaaatgaaaaaaaaaaaaaggaaagagatgAAGAGAGAGACGATCACCATGCGTAGAGAAGCAAGGGTAGAAGCATAATCTGCCATAGTTAGTGTTGATGGAGCCACGGCAGTTGCTGGAAGTTGAGAATTGGAAGATGGAGACGCTGGACCTCCATCAGCTTTATCAAGAGCGATATTCTCATTCCCAGACACATCAGGGCCTGCCGCACGCTGGACAACCAGAAAGACCAATCGTTATAGAGACAAGATGATGAGGATTGAGTTCTAATATGCGTCTAAGGTTAAAGGTCATCTTCAATCACCGTAAGCAAAATTTAtctattgttatttagttagtACGATTGAGTATATTGATTTTAAGACAGCACTTACACGTGCAGCCAAACGCATCTCTGTGATTCTTTTAGCCTCAGCAAGAATCTGTAGTTACGAGAGAGGGTAAGATAAAGCAGAGAACTATTCTTAGATTTTGCTAAATGCatgtttagtcaaaaaaaaactaaagagaaAGACCTCAGCATCTTTCTTCTCCTGGTGTCTACTCTGGGACAGGACCATTGACAATGCACGTTTGCGCTCTCTATCGCGTGTCATATCATAAGGCTCCTGTTACGCAAATATATTGAAAAACAGCTTTTTAGAGATAATGTTCTCTCCAGATAACATAACTAGGATAAGATTGCTAAAACAACAACTATTTTATAGCTCAGAAGATATATATAGAAGTGGAAACTGACTGACCTTCATCAGAGGATGGTTTGCCAAATCTGCTGGAGACTGAGCTCTAGCACGCAGCAGAGCCCGAGTCACTACAACAAAAGAAAGAGAATTCTGAGTCCTCGTATTTACTAACAAACGAAAGGGTGAAAACAAACCAGTATAGTAACGATCCTTCAATTCCTCAAGAGTCCGGGATAATGGGAAGCGATCAGCAATGAGAGTGAAACGGAGATCAAACCTTTCACACAATTCAAACAACTGATCTGTCTCCTCCTTGGTCCACACCTACAAGTTGGGAATCAACCAAGTCAACATTaaccaaagaaagaaagaatgcTCTTCGGTGGGCAGGGCACTTACAGGGTCCGTTAAATGATTCTCATATTCATCGTCCGTGTATTTCGAGATATCAACTGACTGCATTTTCACCACAGAAAGCATtcatacattaaatatatatatatgtcagaAGAAGCATAAACGAAGAAAGTAACTCAAAGGAGACTGTGTAATAGACAGTCATCAAGGGGATATAAAACAAGTACCTTGTTATATTTGGCAAAGGAATAGTCAGCTGTTGGTGGAACACCATTTACCACTCTAACCTGTGAAGACAAAAGAAATGGCATTAGAAAGAAGGAAATGCTCAAACTTTCACAACAGATAGGGAGGGAACTTATTACCCAATGGTAAAGCTGCAAATCATCTTTCCTAGCGGAACTTTTGATGGGAAGCCATTGCCAAGCAACCTGAAGGAAGGAAAGAAAGAACATCATCATCAAACtcataagaagaagaatcatCTAATAAATTTGGTGACCTTCTCATCAGGTGGAGGAGGTCGCTTTAAGTGGGTAACATCAATTGAAGGCATAAGAGGCGCAACACCACCCGTAAGCGCGTAAACCTGCGATTCAACAAAGACGACATAATAATATTAACAGCCCAATACTGAAAAATCAATCCTGAGCTCACCTCGCGTGAAATGCCATCGGGTTTTCTATGAGACTCCTTCTGGGGTCGAGCTTTCTTCTCGTGGCTTAAAGGCAGTGGCGTCTTCGGCAACCCGAGAATGTCTTTCGCGTCCGTACCACCCATTCAACGGGTACCTATCATCCAATCCAGAAACACTACGATCTTCGATTCGATTCAGAAGTTAGGGTTTCCAATTTCGCCGACGATTTGGGGATTTTGAGCGCCAAATAATGCTTAAAAACCTTTGGACTCGCTTAGTGAGTTCACTTATTTTTTCCAAATCGTTGTTAAACGCTGTCGTTTCCGGAATCGACCCTCTTCGGCTTACGTTAGCCTATCTAGTGATGTTTTTCCTACAGTCAACCAAAACGAAACCATTAGTGGagagattttgaaaaataaatattgatttttttttacaaattttatttattattgaaATAAAACGTATATTATGTAGACAAACACACATAGTTTTCCATGGCATATATGAAATTAAgaagttgacaaaaaatatgaaattaagaaacatatataaaagttttttCTATACAGGTTTATTGACCAAAATGCTAAAGTTACCAAAAAAGGAGAATCTAGAAGGTTAGTTCAACCATAGTTGACCAGTACGAGAAAGGATTAGATCATAAAGctccttttaaaaaaatatcaaataagaatatctcttctcctcctctcATTGTTTCTTGCTGAAGACgaactcttttctttctcttccaCATCAAAACCATGTTGTGAAAAGACCATAATGCCACACTTACAAACTCCCTCTTGGCACTCCTGCAATGGTACTTTAGTAAATCATCATGTACTTACTAAAACTAGTTTCTATTATGTCTTCCACGTTGTCCTGTCTTGTTTCAGCATTCAACGATGGTGGTTAAGACTATACACACACTGAACCAAGCGCACACACAAACGCACGTATAtatgttttgtgtgtgtttgtcttTGCACTTAAAATTGATTAGATACGTAATTAAAAGTTAACCAAAGCATCGTGTGACGTCGAATACTCATGGCGTCGATAGTGATGTTCTTTAGAGCCCTCATGAGTTGCCGTCTTACGCCCAAAGAGGAGCCAGAGTCGGCGGTGACTTCTTTGTCAACGTTGAAACTTTACAGAAATGTCGCCGGAGACGAGAACACGACGAGAACGAGTATTTCGGTCGTTGACGCATCGCATGGCATCGATAATCACGAGTTTACTATCGAAACTACGGGTGGGATCAACGATATGGATGAAAGGTTTTATTGGATCATCGTCAAGAATCACTTGTTCTTGTAAGTTTGTAAAGATATTTATAAACAACGTGAGTCCTTgcataattttatgttttatcgTGTTACGTATCATTGAATCGACCATGCATATTTCTCATGAGGTATATGAGCCTTTTGGACTACCAAATTGTATCTGTGCGCTTTTAGATATTGAGGAATAATTTATATGGAAATAACTCATGCGTTGTAACAATTTGAACCAAGTTGGGTTCTACCAAGATCACTTTGATGAAGGTTGCTATAAAAGATGTTATTTTTTCGGTTATATCTGAATCTGATCCTAGTGGGGGTGATTT is from Brassica rapa cultivar Chiifu-401-42 unplaced genomic scaffold, CAAS_Brap_v3.01 Scaffold0640, whole genome shotgun sequence and encodes:
- the LOC103843807 gene encoding SWR1-complex protein 4 isoform X1, giving the protein MGGTDAKDILGLPKTPLPLSHEKKARPQKESHRKPDGISREVYALTGGVAPLMPSIDVTHLKRPPPPDEKVAWQWLPIKSSARKDDLQLYHWVISSLPICCESLSISFFLMPFLLSSQVRVVNGVPPTADYSFAKYNKSVDISKYTDDEYENHLTDPVWTKEETDQLFELCERFDLRFTLIADRFPLSRTLEELKDRYYTVTRALLRARAQSPADLANHPLMKEPYDMTRDRERKRALSMVLSQSRHQEKKDAEILAEAKRITEMRLAARRAAGPDVSGNENIALDKADGGPASPSSNSQLPATAVAPSTLTMADYASTLASLRMLHVYLRTYGLEQMVQAASSAVGLRTIKRVEQTLQDLGVNLKPKVPTKTVCDEHLELRKEILTLLNLQKQLQYKESEGSSQREGSYAAMPDTPKDRVFASEPFSFGGISAEKPIKKEPKRKGPGRQADTPSPAHKRPRKLKASDL
- the LOC103843807 gene encoding SWR1-complex protein 4 isoform X2, whose amino-acid sequence is MGGTDAKDILGLPKTPLPLSHEKKARPQKESHRKPDGISREVYALTGGVAPLMPSIDVTHLKRPPPPDEKVAWQWLPIKSSARKDDLQLYHWVRVVNGVPPTADYSFAKYNKSVDISKYTDDEYENHLTDPVWTKEETDQLFELCERFDLRFTLIADRFPLSRTLEELKDRYYTVTRALLRARAQSPADLANHPLMKEPYDMTRDRERKRALSMVLSQSRHQEKKDAEILAEAKRITEMRLAARRAAGPDVSGNENIALDKADGGPASPSSNSQLPATAVAPSTLTMADYASTLASLRMLHVYLRTYGLEQMVQAASSAVGLRTIKRVEQTLQDLGVNLKPKVPTKTVCDEHLELRKEILTLLNLQKQLQYKESEGSSQREGSYAAMPDTPKDRVFASEPFSFGGISAEKPIKKEPKRKGPGRQADTPSPAHKRPRKLKASDL
- the LOC103843822 gene encoding uncharacterized protein LOC103843822, coding for MASIVMFFRALMSCRLTPKEEPESAVTSLSTLKLYRNVAGDENTTRTSISVVDASHGIDNHEFTIETTGGINDMDERFYWIIVKNHLFL